One genomic region from Paraburkholderia azotifigens encodes:
- a CDS encoding aldo/keto reductase, translating to MTNDIAGVTLPGGERIPKLGQGTWEMGEHPSRRKAEIEAVRGGIELGMTLIDTAEMYGEGATESLLGEALHGLRDDVFLVSKVYPHNASRRGVQHACEQSLKRLKTDRIDLYLLHWRGSIALEETVAGFEALRRDGKIRHWGVSNFDVDDMEELVDVPDGDACATNQILYNVARRGPEFDLLPWLADRKMPAMAYSPVDHARLPKRSPLDDIAGRYGVSAFQVALAWVLRQPEVFAIPKSGRIEHVRDNRRALDLNLAADDLAAIDAHFRPPRSKRPLEML from the coding sequence ATGACGAACGACATCGCCGGCGTGACGCTGCCGGGCGGCGAGCGCATTCCGAAACTCGGGCAGGGCACGTGGGAGATGGGCGAGCACCCGTCGCGCCGCAAAGCGGAAATCGAAGCCGTGCGGGGCGGCATCGAACTCGGCATGACGCTGATCGATACGGCCGAAATGTACGGTGAGGGCGCGACGGAATCGCTGCTCGGCGAAGCGTTGCACGGCCTGCGCGACGACGTGTTTCTGGTCAGCAAGGTCTATCCGCACAACGCGAGCAGGCGCGGCGTGCAGCATGCGTGCGAGCAGTCGTTGAAGCGCCTGAAGACCGATCGCATCGATCTGTATCTGCTGCACTGGCGCGGCTCGATAGCGCTTGAAGAGACCGTTGCGGGTTTCGAGGCGCTGCGGCGTGACGGCAAGATCCGTCACTGGGGCGTGAGCAACTTCGACGTCGACGATATGGAAGAACTCGTCGACGTGCCGGACGGCGATGCCTGCGCGACGAACCAGATTCTCTACAACGTCGCGCGGCGCGGGCCGGAGTTCGATCTGCTGCCGTGGCTCGCGGACCGCAAGATGCCCGCGATGGCGTATAGCCCCGTCGATCACGCGCGTCTGCCAAAGCGCTCGCCGCTCGACGATATCGCGGGCAGGTACGGCGTGTCCGCGTTTCAGGTCGCGCTTGCGTGGGTGCTGCGGCAGCCCGAGGTGTTCGCGATTCCCAAGTCAGGACGCATCGAGCACGTGCGCGACAACCGCCGCGCACTCGACCTGAATCTTGCCGCCGACGACCTCGCCGCGATCGACGCGCACTTTCGTCCGCCGCGCAGCAAGCGGCCGCTCGAGATGCTGTGA
- a CDS encoding ABC transporter permease, whose protein sequence is MSTTTPSAPNTPNTPDTPDQPVPPSTPRARDSRHDVLRALLRSPTFIVGALIVLWWVVCAMAGLWIAPLDPYASDPLNSLAPPAHGHWFGTDQLGRDVLSRVIVGARDILTIAPLATLLGTLAGTALGLIVGYFDGWVDNVVGRAIDAVLALPLVIVALLALAAVGASNFTVILVIGITFTPITARTVRAAVFAERHLDYVDAAQLRGENAFYIMFAEILPNVLPPIIVEATVRLGYAIFAVATLSFLGFGIQPPSADWGLALSESYTLMAGGAWWTVVFDAAAIASLVVGVNLIADAVQGAVDA, encoded by the coding sequence ATGAGCACGACCACGCCTTCCGCGCCCAATACACCCAATACGCCGGATACACCGGATCAACCCGTCCCGCCGTCGACGCCGCGCGCGCGCGACAGCCGCCATGACGTGCTGCGCGCCTTGCTGCGTTCGCCGACCTTCATCGTGGGCGCGCTGATCGTGCTGTGGTGGGTCGTGTGCGCGATGGCGGGCTTGTGGATCGCGCCGCTCGATCCGTACGCGTCCGACCCGTTGAACTCGCTCGCGCCGCCCGCGCACGGTCACTGGTTCGGCACCGATCAACTCGGCCGCGATGTGCTGTCGCGCGTGATCGTCGGCGCGCGCGACATCCTGACCATCGCACCGCTCGCGACGCTGCTCGGCACGCTCGCGGGAACGGCGCTCGGTCTTATCGTCGGCTACTTCGACGGCTGGGTCGACAACGTGGTCGGCCGCGCGATCGATGCCGTGCTCGCATTGCCGCTAGTGATCGTCGCGCTGCTTGCGCTCGCCGCCGTGGGCGCGTCGAACTTCACGGTGATCCTCGTGATCGGCATCACGTTCACGCCGATCACGGCCCGCACGGTGCGCGCCGCCGTGTTCGCGGAACGTCATCTCGACTACGTGGACGCCGCCCAGTTGCGCGGCGAAAACGCGTTCTACATCATGTTCGCGGAGATTCTGCCGAACGTGCTGCCGCCCATCATCGTCGAAGCGACGGTGCGCCTCGGCTACGCGATCTTCGCCGTCGCGACGCTGTCCTTTCTCGGCTTCGGCATCCAGCCGCCTTCCGCCGACTGGGGGCTCGCGCTTTCCGAGTCGTACACGCTGATGGCGGGCGGCGCATGGTGGACAGTCGTGTTCGATGCCGCCGCGATCGCCTCGCTCGTGGTCGGCGTGAACCTGATCGCGGATGCCGTGCAAGGAGCCGTCGACGCATGA
- a CDS encoding ABC transporter ATP-binding protein has product MNGPSPPPPASFPAFDVSKSEQSDALTIVGLTVAYRTRGREREVLQDVSFRIKRGESYGLVGESGCGKSTVAMATLRYLARNGRVKAGRISIAGKDVNALDAAALRKLRANSISMVYQDPSRALNPSLTVARQVAEAFEASGASYDDALRQTAEILRKVRIAEPERVMDSYPHQLSGGMQQRVVIAMALASKPALLILDEPTTGLDATVEAEVLDLVAQLRDEFHTAVLFISHNLAVIGRMCERVGVLYAGKLVEEGATQDVFARPRHPYTVGLLRCLPTVGRSKDTDRLDTIAGSLPQPGSVTQGCVYRERCRLADDRCRREAPPPYRVSAQYGDQMSRCHYHERAIDLPRMTPVEASANARIAYDASPVLRAKNVSKTFHIAGAALRAVDDVSLELAKGETLGLVGESGSGKTTLAKLLLGLVSPDAGSVLELDGAPLPARVTSRNDDQVKSLQIVFQNPDSALNRAHSVRRLIGRALSRLSALRGDAREARLESLAQAVRLPDRYLTSRTRQLSGGLKQRVAIARAFAGDPRIVVCDEPTSALDVSVQAAILNLLADLQRDRGVSYVFISHDLNVVRYLSDRIAVLYVGRLLEIGPAAAVFDGPHHPYTEALLSSVPALDLHDGDTPGNAKRQRIHLSGELPSPAAPPSGCVFHTRCPRKLGAICEQQDPPHAEAGNGHRIRCHIPVDELRTLQQRN; this is encoded by the coding sequence ATGAACGGCCCGTCTCCTCCTCCACCTGCCTCGTTTCCTGCGTTCGACGTGTCGAAGAGCGAGCAGTCGGACGCGCTCACCATCGTCGGACTCACGGTTGCGTATCGCACGCGCGGACGCGAACGCGAGGTGCTGCAGGACGTGTCGTTCCGCATCAAACGCGGCGAATCATATGGGCTCGTCGGCGAATCGGGCTGCGGCAAGTCGACGGTCGCGATGGCGACGCTGCGCTATCTGGCGCGCAACGGACGCGTGAAGGCGGGCCGCATTTCGATCGCGGGCAAGGACGTGAATGCGCTCGATGCCGCCGCCTTGCGAAAGCTGCGTGCGAACAGCATATCGATGGTGTATCAGGATCCGTCGCGCGCGCTCAATCCGTCGCTGACGGTTGCGCGCCAGGTCGCCGAAGCATTCGAGGCCTCGGGCGCTTCATACGACGACGCGCTGCGGCAGACGGCCGAGATCCTGCGCAAGGTGCGCATCGCCGAGCCGGAACGCGTGATGGATAGTTATCCGCATCAGTTGTCGGGCGGCATGCAGCAGCGCGTCGTGATCGCAATGGCGCTCGCGTCGAAACCCGCGCTGCTGATTCTCGACGAACCGACCACGGGACTCGACGCAACCGTCGAGGCCGAAGTGCTCGATCTCGTCGCGCAGCTGCGAGACGAATTCCACACGGCCGTGCTCTTCATCAGCCACAACCTCGCGGTGATCGGCAGGATGTGCGAGCGCGTCGGCGTGCTGTACGCGGGCAAGCTCGTCGAGGAAGGCGCGACGCAGGACGTGTTCGCGCGGCCGCGGCATCCGTACACGGTCGGCCTGCTGCGCTGTCTGCCGACCGTCGGCCGCAGCAAGGACACTGACCGTCTCGACACGATTGCGGGGAGTCTGCCGCAGCCGGGTTCCGTCACGCAGGGCTGCGTGTATCGGGAGCGCTGCCGTCTCGCCGACGACCGCTGCCGGCGCGAAGCACCGCCGCCTTATCGCGTGAGTGCGCAGTATGGCGATCAGATGTCGCGTTGTCATTATCACGAGCGCGCTATCGACTTGCCGCGCATGACGCCTGTCGAAGCGTCCGCGAACGCGCGCATCGCGTACGACGCGTCGCCCGTGCTGCGCGCGAAAAACGTCTCGAAGACCTTCCATATCGCGGGCGCGGCGCTGCGTGCCGTCGACGATGTCTCGCTCGAACTTGCGAAGGGCGAGACGCTCGGTCTCGTCGGCGAATCGGGCAGCGGCAAGACGACGCTCGCAAAGCTGCTGCTCGGCCTCGTATCGCCCGATGCGGGCAGCGTGCTCGAACTCGACGGCGCGCCGCTGCCGGCGCGCGTCACGAGCCGCAACGACGATCAGGTGAAGTCGCTGCAGATCGTGTTCCAGAATCCCGATTCGGCGCTCAATCGCGCGCATTCGGTGCGGCGGCTGATCGGACGCGCGCTGTCGCGTCTGTCCGCGCTGCGCGGCGATGCGCGCGAGGCACGGCTCGAGTCGCTGGCGCAAGCGGTGCGGCTGCCTGACCGCTATCTGACGTCGCGCACGCGGCAACTGTCGGGCGGCCTGAAGCAGCGCGTCGCGATTGCACGCGCGTTTGCGGGTGATCCGCGCATCGTCGTGTGCGACGAGCCGACCTCCGCGCTCGACGTCTCGGTGCAAGCCGCGATCCTCAATCTGCTCGCGGATCTGCAACGCGATCGCGGCGTGAGCTACGTGTTCATCTCGCACGATCTGAATGTCGTGCGCTATCTGTCCGACCGCATCGCCGTGCTGTATGTGGGCCGCCTGCTCGAGATCGGGCCCGCGGCGGCCGTGTTCGACGGGCCGCATCATCCTTATACGGAAGCGCTGCTGTCGTCGGTGCCGGCGCTCGATCTGCACGATGGCGACACACCCGGCAACGCGAAGAGGCAGCGCATCCATCTGTCCGGCGAACTGCCGAGTCCCGCCGCGCCGCCCTCGGGCTGCGTGTTTCATACGCGCTGTCCGCGCAAGCTCGGCGCGATCTGCGAACAGCAGGATCCGCCGCACGCCGAGGCCGGCAACGGCCATCGCATACGCTGCCATATCCCCGTCGACGAACTGCGTACGCTTCAACAGCGCAACTGA
- a CDS encoding GntR family transcriptional regulator, with amino-acid sequence MNPVSEDRWRDLRPDPENDTPLYLQLARKLGTAIHENRWNAGEALPSERVLSDALGVSRITARKAIALLVEQGLIRRSQGAGSFITPRYEDPLSRLSSFSEMLRRRGFTPSSQWLSREIVPANRDEVIQLGLSPAAAVTRLRRLRLADGIVMAVENSTFPASVIPDPQAIGDSLYTYLEQRGLTIVRALQHFRAVNASDEIAQQMSIAPNDALLLITRVGYTADQRAIELTDTYCRNDYYDFVAELRK; translated from the coding sequence ATGAACCCAGTCTCGGAAGACCGTTGGCGCGATCTGCGCCCGGACCCGGAAAACGATACGCCGCTGTATCTTCAGCTCGCCCGCAAGCTCGGCACAGCCATTCACGAGAACCGCTGGAACGCCGGCGAAGCGCTGCCGTCGGAGCGCGTGTTGTCGGATGCGCTCGGCGTGTCGCGCATCACCGCACGCAAGGCGATCGCGCTGCTCGTCGAACAGGGGCTGATTCGGCGCTCGCAAGGCGCCGGCAGTTTCATCACGCCGCGCTATGAAGATCCGCTGTCGCGTCTGTCGAGCTTCAGCGAAATGCTGCGCCGGCGAGGCTTCACGCCGAGTTCGCAATGGCTGTCGCGCGAGATCGTGCCCGCCAATCGCGATGAAGTGATCCAGCTGGGGCTGTCACCCGCCGCTGCCGTGACGCGTCTGCGCCGCCTTCGCCTCGCGGACGGCATCGTGATGGCCGTCGAGAATTCGACCTTCCCCGCTTCCGTGATTCCCGATCCGCAAGCGATCGGCGATTCGCTCTACACGTATCTCGAACAGCGCGGACTGACGATCGTGCGCGCGCTGCAGCACTTCCGCGCCGTCAACGCGAGCGACGAGATCGCGCAGCAGATGAGCATCGCGCCGAACGACGCACTGCTGCTGATCACGCGCGTCGGCTACACGGCGGACCAGCGTGCGATCGAACTCACCGATACCTACTGCCGCAACGACTACTACGATTTCGTCGCGGAACTGCGCAAGTAG